From Vanessa cardui chromosome 11, ilVanCard2.1, whole genome shotgun sequence, the proteins below share one genomic window:
- the LOC124533525 gene encoding mitochondrial E3 ubiquitin protein ligase 1 — protein MDFFSEIIGETVILGIDSLILGFCVKQLSKCKYILNALQSAPVLDIDSTLNKEINKYPSHVIPYVVIRGLVKPLGNPITSNYHQSVTGVIQRLTIKEHVIARTSAGFWSDQTRTIHEVYNSTPFVLNSGKYSIEVVDALAAELLDLDVISDKFEPMSPGVIDHVWGFFSGVRQRGLQTMEEMLRDGSYITVVGELSRTSSGLKIQPPRDGLPLYLTTATKSSLLKRLASSRDFLRILLAVFGTVAAIASGRVLYKYMKRRRRREAEEQLKKQLAAGRRQRRAHTRGRALRDDTLPDLQLCVVCAENPKEIILLPCGHVCLCEDCSEHIKDKCPICRERIASRAPAFIT, from the exons atggaTTTCTTTTCGGAGATAATAGGTGAAACCGTTATACTTGGCATTGATTCGTTAATATTGGGATTTTGTGTAAAACAGCTGagcaaatgtaaatatatattgaacgcGTTACAG tCAGCCCCTGTACTTGATATAGATTCAACTTTAAACAAGGAGATTAACAAGTATCCCAGTCATGTGATCCCATATGTGGTGATAAGGGGCCTTGTGAAGCCACTTGGCAACCCGATTACAAGCAACTACCACCAATCTGTCACAGGTGTAATTCAAAG GTTAACAATTAAAGAACATGTCATAGCAAGAACATCAGCTGGGTTCTGGTCAGACCAGACCCGCACAATCCATGAGGTTTACAACTCAACCCCTTTTGTACTCAATAGCGGCAAATACAGCATTGAAGTTGTGGATGCTCTTGCTGCAGAACTATTAG ACTTGGATGTAATATCAGATAAGTTTGAGCCAATGTCTCCTGGCGTGATTGACCATGTCTGGGGGTTCTTCTCGGGAGTTCGGCAGCGCGGTCTTCAGACTATGGAGGAGATGCTTCGAGATGGTTCCTACATAACCGTCGTAGGAGAGTTGAGTAGGACCAGCTCTGGTCTTAAGATTCAGCCACCAAGAGATGGACTGCCCCTTTACCTTACCACTGCCACGAAGTCTAGTTTATTGAAGAGGCTAGCTAGCTCGCGGGATTTCTTGAG AATCCTCCTTGCCGTTTTCGGCACAGTCGCCGCCATAGCGTCCGGCCGTGTCCTCTACAAGTACATGAAGAGACGCCGTCGGCGCGAGGCTGAGGAGCAACTGAAGAAGCAGCTGGCGGCCGGCCGACGCCAGCGCCGCGCACACACGCGCGGCCGCGCGCTGCGCGACGACACGCTGCCCGACCTGCAGCTGTGCGTGGTCTGCGCAGAGAACCCCAAGGAG aTAATTCTGCTACCTTGCGGTCATGTGTGCTTGTGCGAAGACTGCTCGGAGCATATCAAAGACAAGTGCCCAATTTGCAGGGAGAGAATAGCCTCCCGCGCACCCGCTTTtataacgtaa